A genomic segment from Stappia indica encodes:
- a CDS encoding winged helix-turn-helix transcriptional regulator — translation MTRTDEKVRYLPESKPVHYTRETAAEGVENVLKLLEGRWKLIILFHLFGGNVMRFSDLERAIPAVSQKMLIQQLRQMEGDGIVRRIVHHQVPPKVEYCLTEWGQALCPALDALLTWAAQREAMSPPGGSAE, via the coding sequence ATGACAAGAACCGACGAAAAAGTAAGGTACTTACCTGAAAGTAAGCCCGTGCACTACACGCGGGAGACGGCCGCCGAAGGCGTTGAAAACGTGCTGAAGCTGCTGGAGGGCCGGTGGAAGCTGATCATCCTGTTCCACCTGTTCGGCGGCAACGTCATGCGGTTTTCCGACCTCGAGCGGGCGATCCCGGCCGTCTCGCAGAAGATGCTGATCCAGCAGCTTCGCCAGATGGAAGGCGACGGCATCGTCCGCCGCATCGTGCACCATCAGGTGCCGCCGAAGGTGGAATACTGCCTGACGGAGTGGGGGCAGGCCCTGTGCCCGGCGCTCGATGCCCTGTTGACATGGGCCGCCCAGCGCGAGGCCATGAGCCCGCCGGGCGGTTCGGCGGAGTGA
- a CDS encoding helix-turn-helix domain-containing protein yields the protein MAISTADPLASVVALLKPEPSIAKLVSGGGRWRVERTNMANPFYCAMSMGTCLLTIRDRAPLVLEPGDFVLVPEVFDFTMSSITPPPSGASHLPLEIGPGMFRLGEQGAPTDVQCLVGHCSFASPDRELLVSLLPAVIHARAQGRLIALVQMIQEETQSDRAARDMVLGRLLELLLVEALRSAESTTVEPGLLRGLADPQLALALRQIHADPGASLSVQGLASAAGMSRSTFFDRFRGEVGSAPMEYVAAWRMAVAKDMLVRGNIAIAELARRVGYGSVSSFSMAFSRHVGTSPGAFAARLRAA from the coding sequence ATGGCTATTTCGACCGCCGATCCCCTTGCCAGCGTTGTGGCGCTGCTCAAACCGGAACCCTCGATCGCGAAGCTGGTCAGTGGCGGCGGCCGCTGGCGCGTCGAGCGCACGAATATGGCCAACCCGTTCTATTGCGCCATGTCGATGGGCACATGCCTGCTGACCATTCGGGACCGTGCGCCGCTTGTCCTTGAACCGGGGGATTTCGTGCTGGTGCCGGAAGTCTTCGATTTCACGATGTCGAGCATCACTCCGCCGCCAAGCGGCGCCTCGCATTTGCCGCTGGAGATCGGTCCAGGCATGTTCCGCCTGGGCGAACAGGGCGCACCGACCGATGTGCAGTGCCTGGTGGGCCACTGCAGCTTTGCCTCGCCTGACCGGGAACTGCTCGTTTCGCTCCTGCCGGCGGTCATCCATGCGCGCGCGCAGGGACGCTTGATCGCGCTCGTTCAGATGATCCAGGAAGAGACGCAAAGCGATCGGGCGGCGCGCGACATGGTTCTCGGGCGGCTTTTGGAACTGTTGCTGGTCGAGGCTTTGCGCTCCGCCGAAAGCACGACTGTGGAACCCGGTTTGCTCCGAGGCCTTGCCGATCCCCAACTGGCCCTGGCGTTGCGGCAGATCCATGCAGACCCCGGCGCAAGCCTGTCTGTTCAAGGCCTGGCCTCTGCGGCGGGCATGTCGCGCTCCACCTTCTTCGACCGCTTTCGCGGCGAGGTCGGATCAGCGCCCATGGAATATGTCGCGGCCTGGCGGATGGCAGTCGCCAAGGACATGCTGGTGAGGGGCAATATCGCGATTGCCGAGCTCGCGCGGCGTGTCGGCTACGGTTCGGTGAGTTCTTTCAGCATGGCCTTTTCGCGGCATGTCGGAACATCGCCCGGCGCTTTCGCTGCGAGACTGCGGGCCGCATGA
- a CDS encoding SDR family oxidoreductase, with translation MPRILITGASSGFGLATAELFLTEGWDVIATMRKPTAHAMAAHDRLHILPLDITDAASIAQAVADAGAVDALVNNAGVGMLNALEGVDMAKARELFETNVLGTMAMTQAVLPGMRARRAGVIVNISSSVTLRPFPALSVYSASKAAINAFTESLALETAQFGIRTRLVLPGSSPTTAFGKNAVARMGMTVPAPYEAFVQDYFAAMRSSAEKTEAADVAQAVWRAVTELDAPMRLPAGADAKTLFSHSGSRISG, from the coding sequence ATGCCCAGGATTCTCATCACCGGCGCTTCGTCGGGCTTCGGTCTCGCGACTGCGGAACTGTTCCTCACGGAAGGATGGGACGTCATCGCGACCATGCGCAAGCCGACGGCCCACGCCATGGCGGCGCACGATCGCCTGCACATCTTGCCGCTCGACATCACCGATGCAGCAAGCATCGCGCAAGCCGTCGCGGACGCCGGTGCTGTCGATGCGCTCGTCAACAATGCCGGGGTCGGCATGTTGAACGCGCTGGAGGGCGTGGACATGGCCAAGGCCCGCGAACTTTTCGAGACCAATGTCCTCGGTACGATGGCGATGACCCAGGCTGTCCTGCCGGGCATGCGCGCGCGCCGTGCAGGCGTCATCGTCAACATCAGTTCCAGCGTCACGCTGCGCCCGTTTCCGGCGCTGTCGGTCTATAGCGCCAGCAAGGCCGCCATCAACGCGTTCACGGAAAGCCTTGCCCTCGAGACGGCGCAATTCGGCATCCGGACGCGGCTCGTCTTGCCGGGCTCGTCCCCGACGACCGCCTTCGGCAAGAATGCCGTGGCGCGTATGGGCATGACCGTTCCGGCGCCATACGAGGCTTTCGTGCAGGACTATTTTGCCGCGATGCGCAGCTCGGCCGAGAAAACAGAGGCTGCCGACGTGGCGCAGGCCGTATGGCGGGCGGTGACGGAGCTGGATGCGCCGATGCGCCTGCCAGCTGGTGCCGACGCCAAAACGCTCTTCAGCCACTCAGGCTCCCGCATCAGCGGCTGA
- a CDS encoding alpha/beta hydrolase family protein, whose product MNNLINLSRSIPTPQAGLTVAYTPIILPMAGRTPLELRLTAPASGSALPIVLLSHGAGPSKYVPSKDGYEPLAQFWAERGFAVIRPTHGNSPVAGLPSDAPGAPYFWRQRVSEMTAILDRLNEVEQQAPAIAGRLDHRRIAAAGHSFGGHTVSLLLGAQIAGESFADTRISAGVLLAAPGRGGRDLTEQSAARFPFFDVDFAHMTPPSLVVCGADDNPHFTPRGPEWHADAFHDSPGAQALVNVHGVGHGLGGIAGLDAKETEIEAPDALEATRRLSLAWLRTALAVDVDAWPSAIASLDGPAGALATLTLPDNA is encoded by the coding sequence ATGAACAATCTCATCAATTTATCGCGTTCGATTCCCACGCCCCAGGCCGGATTGACCGTGGCCTACACGCCGATCATCCTGCCCATGGCTGGGCGCACACCGCTTGAACTGCGCCTCACGGCTCCCGCAAGTGGCAGTGCCCTGCCAATCGTGCTGCTGTCGCACGGAGCCGGGCCTTCCAAATATGTTCCGTCCAAGGACGGCTACGAACCCCTGGCGCAATTCTGGGCCGAACGCGGTTTCGCTGTGATCCGGCCAACCCATGGCAATTCGCCGGTCGCGGGCCTGCCGAGCGACGCCCCGGGTGCTCCCTATTTCTGGCGCCAGCGGGTGTCCGAAATGACGGCCATTCTCGACCGCCTCAACGAGGTGGAGCAGCAGGCGCCGGCAATAGCGGGTCGCCTCGATCATCGGCGCATCGCGGCCGCCGGGCATTCTTTCGGCGGCCACACGGTCAGTCTGCTTCTGGGCGCGCAGATTGCTGGGGAGAGCTTTGCCGATACGCGCATATCTGCGGGCGTTCTGCTGGCAGCGCCTGGTCGCGGTGGCCGCGACCTCACCGAACAAAGTGCGGCCCGCTTTCCCTTTTTCGACGTGGATTTTGCGCATATGACACCCCCCAGTCTTGTGGTCTGCGGCGCGGATGACAACCCGCACTTCACGCCACGCGGCCCCGAGTGGCATGCCGACGCCTTCCATGACAGCCCGGGGGCCCAGGCTCTTGTCAACGTGCATGGCGTTGGTCACGGACTGGGCGGCATTGCCGGGTTGGATGCAAAGGAAACCGAGATTGAAGCCCCCGATGCCCTGGAAGCGACGCGGCGGCTCAGCCTCGCCTGGCTTCGCACCGCTCTCGCAGTTGATGTGGATGCCTGGCCATCTGCTATCGCGTCACTCGACGGCCCTGCCGGCGCATTGGCGACACTAACTCTGCCGGATAACGCCTGA
- a CDS encoding acyl-CoA dehydrogenase family protein, translating into MSVDLNSEEQAVIGQIERFSGKVLVPAAAEIDAKSRFATLHRPALAEMGIMGMNLPEAYGGIGLSGPALYCAVEAIAAACGSTASMLTAHFLATDSLLLGADEALKQRILPAAAAGEALGAFALTEPMAGSNPADMRSTATRDGDGYRLKGSKCFISNAGEADFIVVYAKTDSAAGARGVSAFVVEPARIEGVEIGKHEETMGLRGGHVFPISFDCHVPAENRLGDEGTGFRTAMKVLDNGRIEVAAQATGIARAALDAAVSYAREREVGGQPIGSFQGLQWMLADSATELAAARALGLQAARKRGTGERYSRDSAFAKLYASEAAWRIADRALQIHGGYGYTRDFPLERYLRDLRIFRIYEGSSEIQRTIIARDLLS; encoded by the coding sequence ATGAGCGTTGATCTGAACAGCGAAGAACAGGCCGTCATCGGCCAGATCGAACGGTTCTCTGGCAAGGTTCTGGTGCCTGCCGCCGCCGAAATCGATGCAAAGTCCCGATTTGCGACCCTGCATCGTCCGGCGCTGGCCGAGATGGGCATCATGGGGATGAACCTGCCCGAAGCCTATGGCGGCATCGGCCTGTCCGGGCCGGCGCTCTACTGTGCGGTGGAGGCCATCGCGGCGGCCTGCGGCTCGACCGCCTCGATGCTGACCGCGCATTTCCTGGCCACGGATTCGCTGCTTCTGGGCGCAGATGAGGCGCTGAAGCAGCGCATTCTGCCTGCCGCGGCGGCGGGTGAGGCTCTGGGGGCCTTTGCCCTGACGGAGCCGATGGCCGGCTCCAACCCGGCGGACATGCGCAGCACCGCCACCCGCGACGGCGACGGCTACCGGCTGAAGGGCTCCAAGTGCTTCATCTCCAATGCGGGGGAGGCGGATTTCATTGTGGTCTACGCCAAGACGGACAGTGCTGCCGGCGCCCGCGGGGTCAGCGCCTTCGTGGTGGAACCGGCCAGGATCGAGGGGGTGGAGATCGGCAAGCACGAGGAAACCATGGGCCTGCGCGGCGGCCATGTGTTCCCGATCTCGTTCGACTGCCACGTGCCTGCGGAAAACCGGCTGGGCGACGAGGGCACCGGGTTCCGCACCGCGATGAAGGTGCTGGACAATGGTCGTATCGAAGTGGCCGCGCAGGCCACCGGCATTGCGCGCGCCGCGCTGGATGCGGCTGTGTCCTATGCCAGGGAACGCGAGGTCGGCGGACAGCCGATCGGCAGTTTCCAGGGGCTGCAATGGATGCTGGCCGACAGTGCCACGGAACTCGCCGCAGCGCGGGCCCTGGGATTGCAGGCCGCCCGCAAGCGCGGAACGGGAGAGCGCTATTCGCGGGACTCCGCCTTTGCCAAGCTCTACGCCAGCGAGGCGGCCTGGCGCATCGCCGACCGGGCGCTGCAGATCCACGGCGGATACGGCTACACCCGCGACTTTCCGCTGGAACGCTACCTGCGCGACTTGCGGATCTTCCGGATCTACGAGGGCTCCTCGGAGATCCAGCGAACCATCATTGCCCGCGACCTGCTGAGCTAG
- a CDS encoding CaiB/BaiF CoA transferase family protein — MFETDRTTGRRPLEGVRVLDFSRVLAGPYCTALMADLGAEVIKVEPPAGDDYRHIGPFKDGESLLFQSVNRGKKSIVLDLKSEEGAAAARALAAECDVLVENFRPGVMERFGLGAQALCEACPRLVYVSVSGFGQTGPNRMQPAYDIIIQAMSGLMDMTGAEDGPPMMVGEAFADVAGGMFAAFGAMVALFDRSRSGRGRHVDLALYDALVSMMPVAACRALMAGETPRRTGSKHALSAPFGTYPARDGGFTVAVLNDRLFERFAAAIGAPDLADDPRFAGDALRRQNEPALAQHIESWAADRSAKEAVAVLSEAGIPAAALCSVSEAWNSPQARARGLASTVDHPVLGTVTVPEQPVHFSGAPRGERLPAPALGAHTHDILQQLRPEQGEPR; from the coding sequence ATGTTCGAAACTGACAGAACGACGGGGCGCAGGCCGCTCGAGGGTGTCCGGGTGCTGGATTTCTCCCGTGTCCTGGCCGGGCCCTACTGCACGGCGCTGATGGCCGATCTGGGTGCGGAGGTGATCAAGGTCGAGCCTCCCGCGGGTGACGATTACCGCCATATCGGTCCGTTCAAGGACGGCGAGAGCCTGCTGTTCCAATCGGTGAACCGCGGCAAGAAATCGATCGTTCTGGATCTGAAATCCGAAGAAGGCGCGGCGGCGGCCCGGGCGTTGGCGGCGGAGTGCGACGTGCTGGTCGAGAACTTCCGCCCCGGTGTGATGGAGCGGTTCGGGCTGGGGGCGCAGGCGCTGTGCGAGGCCTGTCCCCGGCTGGTCTACGTTTCCGTGTCCGGGTTCGGCCAGACGGGCCCGAACCGGATGCAGCCGGCCTATGACATCATCATCCAGGCGATGAGCGGGCTGATGGATATGACCGGCGCCGAAGACGGTCCGCCCATGATGGTCGGCGAAGCCTTTGCCGATGTCGCCGGCGGCATGTTCGCGGCCTTCGGGGCGATGGTGGCGCTGTTCGACCGCAGCCGCAGCGGCAGGGGGCGGCATGTCGATCTGGCGCTCTACGACGCGTTGGTGTCGATGATGCCGGTGGCGGCCTGTCGGGCGCTGATGGCGGGCGAGACGCCAAGGCGGACGGGCAGCAAGCATGCGCTGTCGGCCCCCTTCGGCACCTATCCGGCGAGGGACGGCGGTTTCACCGTCGCGGTCCTGAACGACCGGTTGTTCGAGCGTTTCGCGGCCGCCATCGGCGCGCCGGACCTGGCCGATGATCCGCGGTTTGCCGGCGATGCCTTGCGGCGGCAGAACGAGCCGGCGCTGGCGCAGCACATCGAAAGCTGGGCCGCCGACCGCAGCGCGAAGGAGGCTGTGGCGGTTCTGTCCGAGGCGGGCATTCCGGCCGCAGCCCTGTGCTCGGTATCCGAGGCCTGGAACTCGCCGCAAGCGCGCGCGCGCGGGCTGGCATCGACAGTGGATCATCCCGTCCTCGGCACGGTCACCGTACCGGAGCAGCCGGTGCATTTCAGCGGTGCGCCGCGGGGCGAACGCCTGCCGGCGCCCGCCCTGGGCGCCCACACCCATGACATTCTGCAACAACTGCGGCCCGAGCAGGGAGAGCCCCGATGA
- a CDS encoding LysR family transcriptional regulator: protein MNFRQVEILLAVADTGSTAAASRALNTSQPAVSLAISRCEEVFGQKLFIRIPGRGMELTPFGQHKLAQLRELEKQARWVLSGGEGTPEFLHLGVFSTLGPRYAPQLVRGFLEARPDAEVRILEGDLQTLFDWLSEGRIDLALLYDFGIPSDFVIRPLAAAEPYALLPQGHRFAGRSSLRGEELAQEPVILVNLPHSRGYFLSLLQNASVPVRVAHETGSIEMLRSMVANGFGIGLLATDLPDGPCYDGSPLVRVPLAGHPPQHQIALAHRGAALERPIIQAFTAFAEACFSPPT, encoded by the coding sequence TTGAACTTTCGCCAGGTCGAAATCCTGCTGGCGGTCGCGGACACCGGCAGCACCGCGGCGGCAAGCCGCGCGCTGAACACCTCGCAGCCCGCGGTTTCGCTGGCCATTTCCCGCTGCGAGGAGGTGTTCGGGCAGAAGCTTTTCATCCGCATCCCCGGACGCGGGATGGAGCTGACCCCGTTCGGGCAGCACAAGCTCGCCCAGCTGCGCGAATTGGAGAAGCAGGCGCGCTGGGTCCTGAGCGGCGGCGAGGGAACGCCGGAATTCCTGCATCTCGGGGTGTTTTCCACCCTGGGCCCGCGCTACGCGCCGCAGTTGGTGCGCGGCTTTCTGGAAGCCCGCCCCGACGCGGAAGTCCGCATCCTCGAAGGCGACCTGCAAACGCTGTTCGACTGGCTCAGCGAGGGCCGGATCGACCTGGCGCTGCTCTACGATTTCGGTATTCCGTCCGATTTCGTCATCAGGCCCCTGGCCGCGGCCGAGCCCTATGCCCTGCTGCCGCAGGGGCACAGGTTCGCCGGGCGGAGCAGCCTGCGCGGCGAAGAGCTGGCGCAGGAGCCGGTCATCCTGGTGAACCTGCCGCACAGCCGCGGCTATTTCCTGTCGCTGTTGCAAAATGCCAGCGTCCCGGTGCGGGTCGCCCACGAAACCGGCTCGATCGAGATGCTGCGGTCAATGGTGGCCAACGGGTTCGGTATCGGCCTGTTGGCGACCGACCTGCCGGACGGCCCCTGCTACGATGGCAGCCCGCTCGTCCGGGTGCCCCTTGCCGGCCACCCGCCGCAGCATCAGATCGCCCTCGCCCATCGCGGCGCGGCGCTTGAACGGCCGATCATCCAGGCTTTTACGGCCTTTGCCGAAGCCTGTTTCAGCCCGCCCACCTGA